ACGCCGACATCTTCCACCGCAACCAGAAGGCCTCGGGCGTCGTCCCCCAACTGTCTGCCATCATGGGACCGTGTGCCGGCGGTGCTGTCTACTCGCCCGCAATCACCGACTTCATCCTGATGGTCGAGGAGACGAGCCACATGATGATTACCGGCCCGGACGTCATCGAGACGGTCACGGGCGAGGAGGTCACCTTCGAGGAGCTCGGCGGCGCGGGGGTCCACACCTCGGAGTCGGGGGTCGCGGACTTCGCCGCCGTCGACGAGGAGGCCGGACTGGACACACTCCAGCGGCTTCTCTCGTATCTCCCGCAGAACAACATGGAGAATCCGCCGCGCGTCGAGCCGTGGGACGACCCGGACCGCGACGCCGACGTGACGGGTATCGTCCCCGACGAGCCACAGAAGCCGTACGACATCGTGGACGTCATCGAGGGGACGATGGACGAGGGGAGCTTCTTCGAGGTGGCGGAGGCGTACGCCCGGAACCTCGTCACCGGCTTCGCCCGCCTCGACGGTCGCTCGGTCGGCATCGTCGCGAACCAGCCGCGATTCAACGCCGGCACGCTCGACATCCAGTCGTCCCAGAAGGGCGCGCGGTTCGTTCGCTTCTGTGACGCGTTCAACATCCCCATCGTGACGCTCGTGGACGTGCCCGGCTTCATGCCCGGCAAGGACCAGGAGCACGGCGGCATCATCAAACACGGCGCGAAGCTGCTGTACGCGTTCTCGGAGGCGACCGTCCCACTGATGACCGTCATCACGCGGAAGGCGTACGGCGGGGCCTACGACGTGATGGCCTCGAAGCATCTGGAGGCCGACGTGAACTACGCGTGGCCGACGGCCGAAATCGCCGTGATGGGACCACAGGGCGCGGTCAACATCCTCTATCGCGAGGAACTGGAGGACGCGACCGACGTGGAGGCGCGCCGCCAACAGCTCATCGACGAGTACCGCGACGCGTTCGCGAACCCGTACACGGCCGCCGAACGCGGCTTCGTGGACGACGTGCTCGAACCCGAGGAGACGCGCCGCCGGCTCATCGCCGACCTGGAGATGCTGTCCGGCAAGCGCAAATCGAACCCCGACCGCAAACACGGCAACATCCCGCTGTGAACCCAGAGTTCGTCCCCGAGTCGGCAGACGAGGAGGAGGCCGCCGCCATCGTCGCGGCCGTCTCCGCGCACCTCGCCGCCGAGGAGAGCGAGGAAGCCGAATCGGTCGAGACGTGGGACGGCAAGCGGTGGGCGTTCGCCGCCCGAACCGAGTCCGTCTCCGGGCGCGCGCTCCGACCGACCGACGGTACGCCCACGGACGCGTGGACTGCAGCCGGACGCGACGACCGGCTCTAAGTGCCAATCAGGTCGGCCGCCTTCTCCGCAATCGCGTACGTCGGCGCGTTCGTGTTCCCGCTCGTCAGCGTCGGCATCACGCTCGCGTCGACGACGCGCAGCCCTTCGACCCCGTGGACGGTGAGTTCATCGTCTACGACGGCCATGCTGTCGTCGCCCATCTTGCAGGTGCCGACCGGGTGGTAGACCGTGTGGGCGTGTTCGCGAATCGACTCCAGAATCTCCTCGTCGGTCTGGGCGTCGGGACCGGGGGTGAGTTCGCGCTCGCTCAACTCGGCGAGCGGTCCGTCCGAGACGATGTCGCGAACCGCGCGAATCCCGGCGACCAGCGTCTCGCGGTCGCGTTCCGTGGCCAGATAATTGGGGTCAATCTCGGGGGCTGTGAACGCGCTCGGGGAGGCGAGCCGGATTTCCCCGCGGCTCTCGGGGTTCACCTGCGTCGCGGCGAGCGCGAAGGCGTTGTCGACCGGCGGCTCTGCGAAGCCGTGGTCGAAGAAGTAGCCCGGCCCGAAGTGGAACTGCACGTCCGGCTTCCCGTCGGCGAGGTCGGTGTGGATGAACCCGCCCGCCTCCGCGACGTTCGAGGTGAGCGGCCCGCGCTTGAGGAGGAACCACTTCGCGACGTTACGGAGCCGTTCGGCGTTTTCGAGCGTATCCGTCGTCGATGTCTCGAAGGTGGTCGGCGCGAAGAGGTGGTCCTGCAGATTCTGCCCGACGCCCGGCGAGTCGTGGACGACCTCGATACCGTGGTCGGTGAGGTGGTCGGCCGGCCCGACACCCGACAACATCAGCAGCTTCGGGCTGTCGATGGCCCCGGCCGAGAGCACGACCTCCTCGCTGGCGTCGGCGACGAGCCGGCGGCCGTCGTGGTGGTACTCCACGCCAGTCGCCTGCGTGCCGTCGAACCGGACGCGGCTCACCTGCGCCTCGGTCGTGGCCGTCAGGTTCGGCCGGTCGAGCACTGGCTTCAGATAGGCGTCGGCGGAGCTGTGGCGTTCACCGTCCTTCTGCGTGACGTGGTACTGGCCGACGCCGACCTGCTGGCTCCCGTTGAAATCGGGGTTGTGCTCGTAGCCCGCCTCGATAGCAGACTGGACGAACGCCTCCGAGAGTGGCCGGGGCGAGCGCACGTCCGTGACGTTGAGTTCGCCCTCGGTGCCGTGGTACGCCACGTCGAGCCGGTCGCTGTCGGCGTGTTCTCCGTGCTTGAAGTACGGGAGGAACTCCTCGTAGCTCCAGCCGTCGTTCCCCTCGGCGGCCCACCCGTCGTAGTCGTCGGGGTGGCCGCGGATGTATATCATCGCGTTGATGGAACTCGACCCGCCGAGCGTCCGGCCGCGGGGCCAGTAGAGTTCGCGGTCGTGCAGCTCCGACTGTGGCGTCGTCGTGTAATCCCAGTCGTACTCGCTCTTGAACAGGTCCGAGAAGCCGGCGGGAATCCGGATGTTCCGGTCGTCGTCTGGCCCACCGGCTTCGAGCAGCAGGACGGTCGTCTCCGGGTCGGCCGAGAGGCGGTTCGCGAGCAGACAGCCCGCGGAGCCGGCGCCGACGATGATGTAGTCGTAGGTCGCAGTTCGTGTTGGCATAGCTACGTCTGTGTAGCCGCGGGCATAGGTATTGTCCCGACGCGGTGGGGTGACGACAGATTGATGTGACGTGTCAC
This portion of the Halosegnis longus genome encodes:
- a CDS encoding acyl-CoA carboxylase subunit beta yields the protein MTMEDKRDELRERKEEARKGGGQERIDRQHEKGKLTARERVEYFLDDGTFQEFDMLREHRSTNFDMDETKIPGDGVVTGYGDVDGRKVFVFAHDFTVFGGSLGEVFAQKVCKVMDRAIETGAPIVGLNDSAGARIQEGIDSLAGYADIFHRNQKASGVVPQLSAIMGPCAGGAVYSPAITDFILMVEETSHMMITGPDVIETVTGEEVTFEELGGAGVHTSESGVADFAAVDEEAGLDTLQRLLSYLPQNNMENPPRVEPWDDPDRDADVTGIVPDEPQKPYDIVDVIEGTMDEGSFFEVAEAYARNLVTGFARLDGRSVGIVANQPRFNAGTLDIQSSQKGARFVRFCDAFNIPIVTLVDVPGFMPGKDQEHGGIIKHGAKLLYAFSEATVPLMTVITRKAYGGAYDVMASKHLEADVNYAWPTAEIAVMGPQGAVNILYREELEDATDVEARRQQLIDEYRDAFANPYTAAERGFVDDVLEPEETRRRLIADLEMLSGKRKSNPDRKHGNIPL
- a CDS encoding acc operon protein — protein: MNPEFVPESADEEEAAAIVAAVSAHLAAEESEEAESVETWDGKRWAFAARTESVSGRALRPTDGTPTDAWTAAGRDDRL
- a CDS encoding GMC family oxidoreductase, with the translated sequence MPTRTATYDYIIVGAGSAGCLLANRLSADPETTVLLLEAGGPDDDRNIRIPAGFSDLFKSEYDWDYTTTPQSELHDRELYWPRGRTLGGSSSINAMIYIRGHPDDYDGWAAEGNDGWSYEEFLPYFKHGEHADSDRLDVAYHGTEGELNVTDVRSPRPLSEAFVQSAIEAGYEHNPDFNGSQQVGVGQYHVTQKDGERHSSADAYLKPVLDRPNLTATTEAQVSRVRFDGTQATGVEYHHDGRRLVADASEEVVLSAGAIDSPKLLMLSGVGPADHLTDHGIEVVHDSPGVGQNLQDHLFAPTTFETSTTDTLENAERLRNVAKWFLLKRGPLTSNVAEAGGFIHTDLADGKPDVQFHFGPGYFFDHGFAEPPVDNAFALAATQVNPESRGEIRLASPSAFTAPEIDPNYLATERDRETLVAGIRAVRDIVSDGPLAELSERELTPGPDAQTDEEILESIREHAHTVYHPVGTCKMGDDSMAVVDDELTVHGVEGLRVVDASVMPTLTSGNTNAPTYAIAEKAADLIGT